A genomic stretch from Enterobacter oligotrophicus includes:
- the treB gene encoding PTS trehalose transporter subunit IIBC, with product MSKVKQADIDQLIVLVGGRENIATVSHCITRLRFVLNDPAKANPKAIEELSMVKGCFTNAGQFQVVIGTEVGDYYQALLATTGHSSADKEQAKKAARQNMKWHEQLISHFAEIFFPLLPALISGGLILGFRNVIGDVPMSDGKTLAQMYPALQSIYDFLWLIGEAIFFYLPVGICWSAVRKMGGTPILGIVLGVTLVSPQLMNAYLLGQQVPEVWNFGLFTIAKVGYQAQVIPALLAGLALGFIETRLKRMVPDYLYLVVVPVCSLILAVFLAHAFIGPFGRMIGDGVAFAVRHLMTGSFAPIGAALFGFLYAPLVITGVHQTTLAIDMQMIQSLGGTPVWPIIALSNIAQASAVTGIIIVSRKHNEREISVPAAISAYLGVTEPAMYGINLKYRFPMLCAMIGSGLAGLLCGLNGVMANGIGVGGLPGILSIQPTFWQVFALAMAVAIIVPMALTTVVYQRKFRQGSLQIV from the coding sequence ATGAGTAAAGTCAAACAAGCAGATATCGACCAGTTGATCGTCCTGGTTGGCGGCCGCGAAAACATCGCCACCGTCAGCCATTGCATAACCCGCCTGCGCTTCGTGCTGAACGATCCGGCAAAGGCCAACCCGAAAGCCATTGAAGAGCTGTCGATGGTCAAAGGCTGCTTCACCAACGCCGGACAGTTCCAGGTCGTCATCGGGACCGAAGTGGGCGATTACTATCAGGCGCTGCTGGCCACCACGGGGCACTCTTCTGCCGATAAAGAGCAGGCAAAGAAAGCGGCACGCCAGAATATGAAATGGCACGAGCAGTTAATCTCCCATTTTGCGGAGATCTTCTTCCCGCTGCTGCCAGCGCTGATCAGCGGGGGCTTGATTTTAGGCTTCCGTAACGTCATCGGCGATGTCCCGATGAGCGACGGTAAAACCCTGGCGCAGATGTATCCGGCGCTGCAAAGCATCTACGACTTCCTGTGGCTGATTGGCGAAGCGATCTTCTTCTACCTGCCGGTGGGGATTTGCTGGTCCGCGGTGCGTAAGATGGGCGGTACGCCGATTCTGGGTATCGTACTCGGTGTCACGCTGGTCTCTCCACAGTTAATGAACGCTTACTTACTTGGGCAGCAGGTTCCGGAAGTGTGGAATTTCGGTCTGTTTACCATCGCGAAAGTGGGCTATCAGGCGCAGGTCATCCCGGCACTGCTGGCAGGTCTGGCGCTGGGCTTTATTGAAACCCGCTTAAAACGCATGGTGCCGGATTACCTTTATCTGGTGGTCGTACCCGTCTGCTCCCTGATCCTGGCCGTCTTCCTGGCGCATGCCTTTATCGGTCCGTTTGGTCGCATGATCGGTGATGGCGTGGCCTTCGCGGTTCGCCACCTGATGACCGGCAGCTTCGCGCCGATTGGTGCCGCGCTGTTTGGCTTCCTGTATGCGCCGCTGGTGATCACCGGTGTCCACCAGACCACGCTGGCGATTGACATGCAGATGATTCAGAGCCTGGGCGGCACGCCGGTCTGGCCTATCATTGCGCTCTCTAATATTGCGCAGGCCTCTGCGGTAACAGGCATCATCATCGTCAGCCGTAAACACAACGAACGCGAAATCTCGGTTCCGGCGGCCATCTCTGCGTACCTCGGCGTCACCGAACCGGCAATGTACGGTATCAACCTGAAATACCGCTTCCCGATGCTCTGCGCGATGATCGGCTCTGGTCTGGCGGGCTTGCTGTGCGGCCTGAACGGTGTAATGGCGAACGGGATTGGCGTCGGCGGCCTGCCGGGCATCCTCTCCATCCAGCCCACGTTCTGGCAGGTGTTCGCACTGGCAATGGCGGTAGCAATTATCGTCCCAATGGCACTCACCACTGTGGTTTACCAGCGTAAGTTCCGTCAGGGCTCGCTGCAGATTGTTTAA
- the treR gene encoding trehalose operon repressor TreR, whose amino-acid sequence MQNRLTIKDIARLSGVGKSTVSRVLNNESGVSERTRERVEAVMNQHGFSPSRSARAMRGQSDKVVAIIVSRLDSLSENLAVQTMLPAFYEQGYDPIMMESQFSPPLVEEHLGMLQRRNIDGVVLFGFTGIKEEMLKPWQPSLVLLARDAQGFASVCYDDEGAIITLMQRLYDDGHRHISYLGVPHVDVTTGKRRHEAYLTFCKKHNLPAVASLPGLGMKQGYEQVASVLTPQTTALVCATDTLALGASKYLQEQRIDGLQVASVGSTPLMKFLHPEIITVDPGYAESGRQAAAQLIEQINGRAEPRQIVIPAYLS is encoded by the coding sequence ATGCAGAACCGCCTTACGATTAAAGACATCGCGCGTTTAAGCGGCGTGGGGAAATCCACCGTCTCGCGCGTGCTTAACAACGAAAGCGGTGTCAGCGAACGCACGCGCGAACGCGTCGAAGCGGTGATGAATCAGCACGGCTTTTCCCCTTCCCGCTCGGCGCGCGCCATGCGCGGGCAGAGTGACAAAGTGGTCGCCATTATTGTCTCGCGTCTGGATTCCCTGTCAGAAAACCTCGCCGTTCAGACCATGCTGCCCGCCTTTTATGAGCAGGGTTATGACCCGATCATGATGGAGAGCCAGTTTTCGCCGCCGCTGGTGGAGGAGCATCTCGGCATGCTTCAGCGGCGCAACATTGACGGCGTGGTGCTGTTTGGCTTTACCGGCATTAAAGAAGAGATGCTGAAACCGTGGCAGCCGTCGCTGGTGCTGCTGGCGCGCGATGCCCAGGGTTTTGCGTCTGTCTGCTACGACGACGAGGGGGCGATCATCACCCTGATGCAGCGCCTGTACGATGACGGCCATCGCCACATTAGCTATCTGGGCGTCCCGCATGTGGACGTCACCACCGGTAAGCGTCGTCATGAAGCGTATCTGACGTTTTGCAAAAAGCATAATCTGCCCGCTGTCGCCTCCCTGCCAGGGCTGGGCATGAAGCAAGGCTACGAGCAGGTCGCGAGTGTGCTCACACCACAGACCACCGCGCTGGTGTGCGCCACGGATACCCTGGCGCTGGGGGCGAGCAAATATCTTCAGGAGCAACGCATCGACGGACTGCAGGTGGCAAGCGTGGGGAGCACGCCGCTAATGAAGTTTTTACATCCGGAAATTATCACCGTCGATCCCGGATACGCCGAGTCCGGCAGACAGGCTGCTGCGCAGCTCATCGAGCAAATCAACGGGCGCGCAGAGCCGCGTCAGATCGTTATTCCCGCCTATCTCTCATAA
- the mgtA gene encoding magnesium-translocating P-type ATPase has product MLKNITRQLLAQLSRHLPHRLVQRDPLPNAKNLAGATIPASLTERCLNVAAMDENEVWRAFGGHPEGLNAAEVEKIRAVHGDNQIPAQKPSPWWVHLWLCYRNPFNLLLTVLGIISYATEDLFAAGVIALMVGISTLLNFIQEARSTKAADALKAMVSNTATVSRVINDLGENAWVELPIDQLVPGDLVKLAAGDMIPADLRIIQARDLFVAQASLTGESLPVEKVARSRDPQQVNPLECDTLCFMGTTVVSGTAQAIVTATGGNTWFGQLAGRVTEQESEPNAFQKGIGRVSMLLIRFMMVMTPIVLLINGYTKGDWWEAALFALSVAVGLTPEMLPMIVTSTLARGAVKLSKQKVIVKHLDAIQNFGAMDILCTDKTGTLTQDKIVLENHTDISGKTSDRVLHSAWLNSHYQTGLKNLLDVAVLEGVDEESARTLSGRWQKVDEIPFDFERRRMSVVVSEQQDVHQLICKGALQEILNVSSQVRYNGDIVPLDDTMLRRIKRVTDNLNRQGLRVVAVASKFLPAREGDYQRIDESDLILEGYIAFLDPPKETTAPALKALKASGITVKILTGDSELVAAKVCHEVGLDAGDVVVGSDIEHLTDDELAKLAQRTTLFARLTPMHKERIVTLLRREGHVVGFMGDGINDAPALRAADIGISVDGAVDIAREAADIILLEKSLMVLEEGVIEGRRTFANMLKYIKMTASSNFGNVFSVLVASAFLPFLPMLPLHLLIQNLMYDVSQVAIPFDNVDDEQIQKPQRWNPSDLGRFMLFFGPISSIFDILTFCLMWFVFHANTPEHQTLFQSGWFVVGLLSQTLIVHMIRTRRIPFIQSRAAWPLIIMTGIVMALGIALPFSPLASYLQLQALPLSYFPWLVAILAGYMVLTQMVKGFYSRRYGWQ; this is encoded by the coding sequence ATGCTAAAAAATATCACCCGGCAGCTCCTTGCACAGCTGAGCCGCCATTTGCCACATCGCCTTGTCCAGCGCGACCCGCTACCGAACGCCAAAAATCTGGCGGGGGCAACGATCCCGGCCAGCCTGACCGAGCGCTGCCTGAATGTGGCCGCAATGGACGAAAACGAAGTCTGGCGCGCCTTTGGCGGGCATCCGGAAGGGCTGAATGCGGCCGAAGTGGAAAAAATCCGTGCCGTGCACGGCGATAACCAAATCCCGGCGCAAAAACCCTCTCCGTGGTGGGTACATCTCTGGCTCTGCTATCGTAACCCGTTCAACCTGCTGTTAACGGTGCTGGGCATTATCTCCTACGCGACCGAAGATCTGTTTGCCGCAGGTGTGATCGCCCTGATGGTGGGTATCTCCACGCTGCTGAACTTTATTCAGGAAGCCCGCTCCACCAAAGCGGCGGATGCCCTGAAAGCCATGGTGAGCAACACGGCGACCGTCTCGCGTGTGATTAACGATCTCGGTGAAAATGCCTGGGTCGAACTGCCTATCGACCAACTGGTGCCGGGCGATCTGGTGAAGCTGGCCGCCGGAGATATGATCCCGGCTGATTTACGCATCATTCAGGCGCGCGATCTGTTCGTGGCGCAGGCGTCGCTGACCGGTGAATCGCTTCCGGTTGAAAAGGTGGCGCGCAGCCGCGATCCGCAGCAGGTTAACCCACTGGAATGCGACACCCTGTGCTTTATGGGCACCACGGTGGTGAGCGGGACGGCGCAGGCAATTGTAACTGCAACAGGCGGAAACACCTGGTTTGGACAGCTTGCCGGACGCGTGACCGAGCAGGAAAGCGAGCCGAATGCCTTTCAGAAAGGCATTGGCCGCGTCAGCATGCTCTTAATTCGCTTTATGATGGTAATGACGCCGATTGTGCTGCTGATCAACGGCTACACCAAAGGTGACTGGTGGGAAGCGGCGCTGTTCGCGCTCTCCGTGGCCGTCGGCTTAACGCCAGAAATGCTGCCGATGATTGTCACCTCCACGCTGGCACGCGGGGCGGTAAAACTCTCTAAGCAGAAAGTGATCGTCAAGCACCTCGACGCTATCCAGAACTTTGGCGCAATGGATATCCTTTGCACCGACAAAACCGGCACGCTGACGCAGGATAAAATCGTGCTGGAGAACCACACCGATATTTCCGGCAAAACCAGCGATCGCGTGCTGCACAGCGCCTGGCTGAACAGCCACTACCAGACCGGGCTGAAAAACCTGCTCGACGTCGCCGTGCTGGAAGGTGTCGATGAAGAGTCTGCCCGCACGCTCTCAGGACGCTGGCAAAAGGTGGATGAGATCCCGTTCGACTTTGAGCGCCGCCGCATGTCAGTCGTGGTGAGTGAGCAGCAGGATGTGCATCAGCTGATCTGCAAAGGCGCACTACAGGAAATACTCAACGTTTCCAGCCAGGTGCGTTATAACGGCGACATTGTGCCGCTGGACGACACCATGCTGCGCCGCATTAAACGCGTCACTGATAACCTGAACCGTCAGGGGCTGCGCGTGGTGGCCGTCGCGAGTAAATTCCTGCCTGCGCGTGAAGGGGATTATCAGCGTATCGACGAATCCGATTTGATCCTCGAAGGTTACATCGCATTCCTCGATCCGCCGAAAGAGACCACCGCACCGGCGTTAAAAGCGCTGAAAGCGAGCGGCATCACCGTCAAAATCCTCACCGGCGACAGCGAGCTGGTGGCCGCCAAAGTGTGCCACGAAGTCGGGCTGGACGCGGGCGACGTGGTGGTGGGCAGCGATATTGAGCATCTCACGGATGATGAGCTGGCAAAACTGGCCCAGCGCACCACGCTGTTTGCCCGTCTGACGCCGATGCACAAAGAGCGCATCGTGACCCTGCTGCGCCGTGAAGGGCATGTGGTGGGCTTTATGGGTGACGGCATTAACGATGCACCCGCACTGCGTGCGGCGGATATTGGCATCTCCGTAGACGGTGCGGTGGATATCGCCCGTGAAGCGGCCGATATCATCCTGCTGGAAAAGAGCCTGATGGTGCTGGAAGAGGGCGTAATTGAAGGGCGTCGTACCTTTGCCAATATGCTTAAGTACATCAAAATGACCGCCAGTTCTAACTTCGGTAACGTCTTCAGCGTGCTGGTGGCGAGCGCGTTTCTGCCGTTCCTGCCGATGCTGCCGCTGCACCTGCTGATCCAGAACCTGATGTACGATGTCTCCCAGGTGGCGATCCCGTTTGATAACGTTGACGATGAGCAGATCCAAAAGCCACAGCGCTGGAATCCGTCCGATCTGGGCCGTTTTATGCTCTTCTTCGGCCCGATCAGCTCCATCTTCGACATTCTGACCTTCTGCCTGATGTGGTTTGTGTTCCACGCCAATACGCCAGAGCATCAGACGCTGTTCCAGTCCGGCTGGTTCGTGGTGGGGCTACTGTCGCAGACGCTGATTGTGCATATGATCCGTACCCGTCGCATTCCGTTCATCCAGAGCCGCGCCGCGTGGCCGCTGATTATCATGACCGGCATTGTAATGGCGCTCGGGATCGCGCTGCCGTTCTCGCCGCTGGCAAGCTATCTGCAGCTGCAGGCGCTGCCGCTGAGCTACTTCCCGTGGCTGGTGGCGATCCTCGCGGGTTACATGGTGCTGACGCAGATGGTGAAAGGGTTCTACAGCCGTCGGTATGGGTGGCAATAA
- a CDS encoding beta-N-acetylhexosaminidase, translating to MLRYSLLTAGLMLGASAFAAPAGDLPLMPWPAKVERPTTQGALVLSNTISVSVSGDDLGDAVNRLRQRIAMQTGWTLQPQADKPEKPTIRIAIAKKVKPQPLPDSDESYKLTVDANGVTISANTRFGALRAMETLLQLMQNGPENTYLPWVSIEDSPRFPWRGLLLDSARHFIPLPDIKRQIDGMAAAKLNVLHWHLTDDQGWRFASKRYPKLTQLASDGLFYTPEQMRDIVRYATERGIRVVPEIDMPGHASAIAVAYPELMSAPGPYQMERHWGVLKPVLDPTKEATYTFADAMVSELAAIFPDPYLHIGGDEVDDSQWKANAAIQTFMRDNRLADSHALQAYFNRKLETILEKHHRQMVGWDEIYHPDLPKSILIQSWQGQDALGQVAQNGYKGILSTGFYLDQPQSTAYHYRNEIVPQGLNGVDVIADTDSAQSWAFSMPRLKGKPVEGSFTLVKGDSGWRGFIDFAGKSRRAVDNIQWRDDNQVTFTVDTWMGETRPVVSVDNDKLSGYFLVGNARYPISGTRLDEVPKGIPPVVPDAANQVNLLGGEAALWAENVVAPVLDIRLWPRAFAVAERLWSAQDVNDVDNMYTRLQAMDTWSTVSVGLQQHTQQQVQFTRLANNADTLPLQILAQAIEPAQYYTRQHLKFQAGNYHQFEPLNRFADAINAESTTVRQMNKWADRLVSDAEDTESAEALRHVFNRWQGNTSDALALSENSYQLKALKPVIEEVDKLASIGLRLTDLVARQGTLDDKEIASIQGELDSTAKIQDEVVIAAVYPLETLLRATRNP from the coding sequence ATGTTACGGTACAGCCTCTTAACCGCCGGGCTTATGCTCGGCGCGTCAGCGTTTGCCGCTCCGGCAGGCGATCTCCCCCTGATGCCCTGGCCTGCAAAGGTCGAACGTCCGACGACCCAGGGCGCGCTGGTGCTCAGCAACACGATTTCCGTCAGCGTCAGCGGGGACGATCTCGGTGACGCGGTCAACCGCCTGCGCCAGCGTATCGCCATGCAAACCGGCTGGACGCTACAGCCGCAGGCCGACAAGCCTGAAAAACCGACCATTCGCATCGCGATAGCTAAAAAGGTGAAGCCGCAGCCGCTGCCGGACAGCGATGAGAGCTATAAACTGACGGTGGACGCTAACGGTGTAACGATTTCCGCCAACACCCGCTTCGGTGCGCTTCGTGCGATGGAAACCCTGCTTCAGCTGATGCAGAACGGGCCGGAAAATACCTATCTGCCGTGGGTCTCCATTGAGGACTCCCCGCGTTTCCCGTGGCGCGGACTGCTGCTCGACTCGGCGCGCCACTTTATTCCTCTGCCGGATATTAAACGCCAGATTGACGGCATGGCTGCCGCCAAACTCAACGTCCTGCACTGGCATTTGACCGACGATCAGGGCTGGCGGTTTGCCTCGAAGCGCTATCCAAAACTGACACAACTTGCCAGCGACGGGCTGTTTTATACGCCAGAACAGATGCGCGATATTGTGCGTTACGCCACCGAGCGCGGCATCCGCGTGGTGCCGGAAATAGACATGCCGGGCCATGCTTCTGCCATCGCTGTTGCTTACCCGGAACTGATGAGTGCGCCGGGGCCGTACCAGATGGAGCGTCACTGGGGGGTGCTGAAACCGGTGCTGGACCCGACAAAAGAGGCGACCTATACCTTCGCCGATGCGATGGTCAGCGAACTGGCGGCGATCTTCCCCGATCCGTATCTGCATATCGGTGGTGATGAGGTTGACGACAGTCAATGGAAAGCGAACGCGGCGATTCAGACATTCATGCGCGACAACCGGCTTGCAGACAGCCACGCGCTACAGGCGTATTTCAACCGCAAGCTGGAAACAATCCTCGAAAAACATCACCGCCAGATGGTGGGCTGGGATGAGATCTACCATCCCGATCTGCCAAAAAGCATTCTGATCCAGTCCTGGCAAGGGCAGGATGCGCTGGGACAGGTGGCGCAGAATGGCTATAAGGGCATTCTCTCCACCGGTTTCTATCTCGATCAGCCTCAGTCCACCGCCTATCACTATCGCAATGAAATTGTGCCGCAGGGTCTGAATGGTGTGGATGTGATAGCGGACACCGACAGTGCCCAGAGCTGGGCCTTCTCTATGCCGCGCCTGAAAGGTAAACCGGTGGAAGGGAGCTTTACGCTGGTGAAAGGGGATTCCGGCTGGCGTGGATTTATTGATTTTGCGGGGAAATCCCGTCGTGCGGTGGATAACATTCAGTGGCGTGATGACAATCAGGTGACGTTTACCGTCGACACCTGGATGGGGGAAACGCGCCCGGTCGTCTCCGTTGATAACGACAAGCTAAGCGGTTATTTCCTGGTGGGCAACGCCCGCTACCCGATCAGCGGCACGCGTCTGGACGAGGTGCCGAAAGGCATTCCTCCGGTGGTACCGGATGCTGCTAATCAGGTCAACCTGCTGGGCGGTGAGGCTGCACTGTGGGCCGAAAACGTGGTCGCGCCGGTACTGGATATCCGCCTGTGGCCGCGCGCCTTTGCGGTGGCGGAGCGGTTATGGTCGGCGCAGGACGTCAACGATGTCGACAACATGTATACCCGCCTGCAGGCGATGGACACCTGGTCGACGGTTTCCGTCGGGCTGCAGCAGCACACCCAGCAGCAGGTGCAGTTCACACGTCTGGCGAACAATGCCGATACCTTGCCGCTGCAGATCCTCGCCCAGGCGATTGAACCGGCGCAGTATTACACGCGTCAGCATCTGAAATTCCAGGCCGGGAATTACCATCAGTTTGAGCCCCTTAACCGCTTCGCTGATGCGATTAACGCCGAAAGCACCACCGTGCGCCAGATGAACAAGTGGGCCGACAGGCTGGTGAGCGACGCGGAAGATACGGAAAGCGCTGAGGCGCTGCGCCACGTGTTTAACCGCTGGCAGGGCAACACCAGCGATGCGCTGGCGCTCAGTGAAAACAGCTATCAACTGAAGGCGCTGAAACCGGTGATCGAGGAGGTGGATAAGCTGGCCTCCATTGGTCTGAGGCTGACGGATCTGGTGGCACGCCAGGGCACGCTGGATGATAAAGAAATAGCGTCGATTCAGGGCGAGCTGGATAGCACCGCGAAGATTCAGGATGAGGTGGTGATTGCAGCGGTCTATCCGCTGGAGACGTTGCTGCGCGCGACGCGAAATCCGTAA
- the gbpA gene encoding N-acetylglucosamine-binding protein GbpA, translated as MKISNIALAVATLTVASSALAHGYIESPASRAYMCKLGQNIDCGLVEYEPQSVERASGFPAGALPPDGELASAGIANYSQLDKQSINAWTKTPMTAGMHAFVWHHTAPHKTTNWRYYITKQNWNPNKPLTRDQFELTPFCTVNGNGQAPAMTQSMNCNVPQRTGYQVIYGVWEIADTQNSFYQAIDVDFGNGGNTTPDETPAQHSEWSKTLSGQIAGNNLNAGDKVIARFFDANGEVLAMSTSLTIASAEQGDANQWAFDLAQKINAEHNDVRVGVKDESGTVNPAHGANSVFVREGSPLRSVAISYEEQKPQVNETLQISDVRYSKVDNGQATVTFHVNTSGDVNLEAHVMNHMGADKGYLKQDMNNSNQDVTMTLTGVTAGHHMLKYYATNKSGTLFAQDVIDMMLENADSSAPAGQYDYTFPENISSYTTGTTVFQPKNGKTYECKPFPYSGYCKQYSKTSTQFEPGTGSHWKEAWVLKN; from the coding sequence ATGAAAATCTCAAACATTGCGCTTGCGGTTGCCACACTGACCGTCGCTTCTTCCGCCCTTGCACACGGATATATTGAATCCCCGGCCAGCCGCGCCTATATGTGTAAACTGGGCCAGAACATTGATTGCGGGCTGGTCGAATATGAACCTCAGAGCGTGGAGCGCGCCTCGGGTTTTCCGGCGGGAGCACTGCCGCCCGACGGTGAACTCGCCAGCGCGGGGATTGCCAATTATTCCCAGTTAGACAAGCAAAGCATCAACGCATGGACTAAAACGCCGATGACAGCGGGCATGCATGCGTTCGTCTGGCATCACACCGCGCCCCATAAAACCACCAACTGGCGTTACTACATCACCAAACAGAACTGGAACCCGAATAAACCGCTAACCCGCGATCAGTTTGAACTGACGCCGTTCTGTACCGTTAACGGCAACGGGCAAGCCCCTGCGATGACGCAATCCATGAACTGTAATGTGCCGCAGCGAACCGGTTATCAGGTGATTTATGGCGTGTGGGAAATTGCCGATACGCAGAACAGTTTCTACCAGGCAATCGATGTGGATTTCGGTAATGGGGGTAACACCACGCCAGACGAAACGCCCGCGCAACACTCGGAATGGAGCAAAACGCTGAGCGGCCAGATTGCGGGTAATAATCTCAACGCTGGCGATAAAGTCATTGCCCGCTTCTTCGATGCCAACGGCGAAGTGTTAGCCATGAGTACCTCACTCACTATTGCTTCCGCGGAACAGGGCGACGCCAACCAGTGGGCATTCGATCTGGCTCAAAAGATCAACGCGGAGCACAACGATGTGCGCGTCGGAGTGAAAGACGAGAGCGGTACGGTAAATCCGGCGCATGGCGCAAACAGCGTGTTTGTGCGCGAAGGCAGCCCACTACGCAGCGTGGCTATCTCGTATGAGGAGCAGAAACCGCAGGTCAACGAAACCCTGCAGATTTCTGACGTTCGCTACAGCAAAGTCGACAATGGCCAGGCGACGGTAACATTCCACGTCAACACCAGCGGCGACGTAAACCTTGAAGCCCACGTGATGAACCACATGGGGGCGGATAAGGGCTATCTGAAACAGGATATGAATAACAGCAATCAGGACGTCACTATGACCCTGACAGGCGTAACCGCGGGTCATCATATGCTGAAATACTACGCCACCAACAAATCCGGGACGCTGTTTGCTCAGGATGTGATCGATATGATGCTGGAAAATGCAGACTCATCCGCACCAGCCGGACAGTACGATTATACCTTCCCGGAGAACATCTCTTCGTATACCACGGGTACAACCGTATTCCAGCCGAAAAACGGCAAAACCTATGAGTGCAAACCGTTCCCGTACAGCGGCTACTGCAAGCAGTACAGTAAAACATCAACCCAGTTTGAGCCGGGTACAGGCTCCCACTGGAAAGAGGCGTGGGTACTGAAGAACTGA
- the ridA gene encoding 2-iminobutanoate/2-iminopropanoate deaminase: protein MSKVLATENAPAAIGPYVQGVDLGSMIITSGQIPVNPKTGAVPEDVAAQARQSLENVQAIVESAGLKVGDIVKTTVFVKDLNDFATVNATYEAFFTEHNATFPARSCVEVARLPKDVKIEIEAIAVRR, encoded by the coding sequence ATGAGCAAAGTACTCGCGACGGAAAATGCACCAGCCGCTATCGGCCCATACGTTCAGGGCGTCGATCTGGGCAGCATGATCATCACTTCAGGCCAGATCCCGGTTAACCCAAAAACTGGCGCTGTGCCGGAAGATGTGGCAGCGCAGGCGCGTCAGTCGCTGGAAAACGTGCAGGCAATCGTCGAATCCGCTGGCCTGAAAGTGGGCGATATCGTGAAAACTACCGTGTTCGTGAAAGATCTGAACGATTTCGCCACCGTTAACGCCACGTACGAAGCATTCTTTACCGAACACAATGCCACCTTCCCGGCGCGCTCCTGCGTGGAAGTGGCGCGTCTGCCAAAAGACGTGAAAATTGAAATCGAAGCGATCGCCGTTCGTCGCTAA
- the pyrI gene encoding aspartate carbamoyltransferase regulatory subunit: MTHDNKLQVEAIKRGTVIDHIPAQVGFKLLTLFKLTETDQRITIGLNLPSGEMGRKDLIKIENTFLTDEQVNQLSLYAPDATVNRIDDYDVVGKSRPSLPERIESVLVCPNSNCISHAEPVSSSFAVKKRADDIALKCKYCEKEFSHYVVLAN, encoded by the coding sequence ATGACACACGATAACAAACTCCAGGTTGAAGCCATCAAACGTGGCACCGTGATTGACCACATCCCTGCGCAGGTGGGCTTTAAGCTGCTGACGCTGTTCAAACTGACCGAAACCGACCAGCGCATCACCATCGGCCTGAACCTGCCGTCGGGCGAAATGGGCCGCAAGGACCTGATTAAAATCGAGAATACCTTCCTGACCGACGAGCAGGTGAACCAGCTGTCGCTGTACGCACCGGACGCCACGGTTAACCGCATCGACGATTACGACGTGGTGGGTAAATCCCGTCCGAGCCTGCCGGAGCGCATTGAAAGCGTGCTGGTCTGCCCGAACAGCAACTGCATCAGTCATGCTGAGCCGGTTTCATCCAGTTTTGCAGTGAAAAAACGCGCCGATGACATCGCACTCAAATGCAAATACTGCGAAAAAGAGTTTTCTCATTATGTGGTGCTGGCCAACTAA